DNA sequence from the Grus americana isolate bGruAme1 chromosome Z, bGruAme1.mat, whole genome shotgun sequence genome:
GCTGAAATTGTCTTGAAGAGGTAGCCTATGAAAGTATAACAGCTGCAAATAAATCCAAGcaattttctttcacaaagaaaGAGTCCTGATTAACTATTCTTTCTATTTAGAAAATGTATACAGTATTGCAATACATTACCCTTCTCTTATATGGCTCAAGCACTTCTTTTGCTTCATCACATAGAGGGCATGGtttctaaaggaaaatattcaggCCATTTAAAGTATACAGTAAAACACATAGATCATTTGTACTGTAAAGTAACAAACAGAGAGGAGTGATCATTACTGTAAATGTGGGTTCCCTCCCCCATGCCACCCTGCCTTACTGCTTTCTAAATCTTTAGTTTATCAGTGCCAGCatggatgaaaagaaaacaaactattcAGCcacaaaatttaattatttctcatttgctattatttttctcatggtGCAAATTAACAGTTTTCAACAGCTCTTCTAAAGGCTGATTCAAGGGCACAGTTTGGAAGGTCATGCACAGACCCCTTCTTTTGGTCAGCAGCAATGAATATTCAAAGCATTGCCATCATCAGCTGAGAACAACTGGGGGTACCACTCTTCATAGATGAATTTCCATTGATAAAAGAGGCATGAGGAAGTCACATGAGTAATTTCTAATCTGTTTCAGATCGAGTCACTTGGATCAGTTCAAATAGCAAAAGAAGGTGATTTAAGATAATCTGGCTGACTTTGCCTGAAAGGAATTAAGTATGATCCCCCACCCTCCAGAGCTGGGAGGACAGTAACCTCCAGCATGGAGAACAGGCAAACAGCTGCAGTGTTTTGACCTGTGATGGAGTCAAAGAGAACCTCTCACTTTTGAAAACTCCCTTGTCTTCCACTACAGTTATACAGCTGACTTCTGCTGATCATGCATCATGATCATTAGAGCAGTGTGTACCTGAAGAAGTGACTCACATGAAGGAACGCTGCTTCAATGTTTGGAATGGCAGAATTTGGCCTATAATTCACACAGCAAGATATACAGTGGTGAAGGTGATAGCTTTGTCCCTCTGCCTTGAAATACCTTTCAAAGCTGACGAAGACCTTATCCTCTCCCTCCCACTTAGAGTCTTCCTAGGGCTTGTTTAAACATGGAATTAATCTGAAACAGCTACTTCTTATTTCCTGCTTGTGAATTAATATGGActaaatattctatttttaattcacatctaatctaaattgtCTTTCCTACACAGAGAAGTCCTTAGCTCTGAAAACCTATGCAAGATGCTAAAGATCAACAGTGCTGTGTTCTTGCTAGTTCTTGTTGCTTTTGGAAAGACTGATATACCTGATACTGGTGACTGAAAGGAATGTCCCAGAATCCTGCACATCAGTTTTGTAACAAGCCAGACTCCTTACAGTTAAAGCAGGACATACTCAGTTCCCTTAGGCCTGTGGAGAGCTTTCTAACATAACAATCACATAAAAGCATTCGACAGAATAAGTTGACTCTTAGCAAAAAATACGTTTTTACTCCTGCTCTGATGGCAAGCTTAAGCACTACTTGGTACTAGTAAGATCAGAACTGGTTTAAAATCAGATAGTAAACTATTTCAACTAACAGTGAAATCTGTTTAAACAGTCTGTTCATATTAGtacatatttttcagtagaaCAGTGCAAGAGCAGGTCTCTGCCATCACTTTAATTTGTAGTAAGACTGCAGGGATAAAGCTGTCTCAGACAACCTTCTCTGTCAGATGTGAGACAGAAGTGGCAAAAGTGACTCCTACTGCAGAGGTAGTAAAAATCCCCTCCTGAAGTGACATATGCTGTGCAGATAGACAACACACATGGTGGAAAGGacagttttatttctacagGTAATTGCCATTTATGCTGCATACTTGGACTGCAGTTTTGTGGTCATTTAATGCTGAAGGAAGCAGACCCATCTGCCTGTCACTGCTTCTTCTTCTGTGTTGGCATAAGCACTCAAACATCTGCTCAGTAGAGCTAGACAGGAGAATTGATCTGCATTTATAATaaccttgcaaaaaaaaaaaaaaaaagtttttttttaacctgtaacTTTATAGTTCTTCTTATAGCATGCATTGCTCTGACTAATAAACAGATAGTGACCTTTTATTCTTTAACCTCTTCACATGTTACATAGTTTAAACACTCCTTTACGCCTACGTATGGAGTGAACAAACATcgtgcaggaggaggaaattattttactcGCATCCATCTCCAACAAATACTGCCACACTTATGTCAAAATTCTCAGTGCTGTGCATTTCTAGTTATTCTCCTCTTGAAGGCCACATCAACCAAATAAATGCAGCGTAGCCCACTGTGTGCCATCCTATCTAAAAGTGCAGAAAACCTCTGCAGATAACACAGGCTCTTGATTCATGGAAGGTGACAGTTCACGAATGACCATTCCTGCCCATTACATCCGTTTTCTAAATAGGATTCTTAAGCATATCTGCTCATACCACAGACAAACCTTTGCCTGCATTTTATTCCTGTTAGCATTACACAGTCAATAAAGCAAAAAGAGGGTAAAGCACCATCTACTTTTCCCTCGTGCACTACCAGCACTACTTGGATATATTTTCAGCCTCACAGATAGTGTCGAAATTAAACATATGTACTTTGAAAAGCCTGCTTCGGCTGTTGATGCTTGTCCTGAGCAGATTATGTATAGCAACTCATTTTTGTCCTTCATTTCCAGGATGAAACACTGGCAGTTAGACTGcatttaaagaacaattttcaACTAGCAAATGGACTGTAGTATCACTGAGATGCAACTATCCCAAAATCTTCAGTTGTTGGTTGTAACTATGTGCTTGCTATAATGAGAGCAGCACTGTGCTGTAAAAGCCTGGTGAAAAAGACACCCCCGAAGTAAAATGCCCAATACTACACAaatttgaaggggaaaaaaagcatggtTAAGCCATTTCATCTGGGATTCATGTATATCAAAGCTGATAAATACAGAGTCTTGCCTAGCTTTATTCTGTAAACAACTTTTACCTTGGTGAATAAAGTCAGCACTGGCTTATTTGTGCTGGCTGAACAGAATTGCCTCCCCAGTGGACTGGATGAATGTCTTGCTAGATGCAGTGTTCTGCTTAGAAAACAAAGCACCATCATCCTGttaaggcaaaaataaatttaatttaaaaataaatttaattgttttgtcGCAAGTTATAGCTCATGAAATTTAATGTTAAGATAAATGTGATACTTCAATTGCATTCTAAAATACACACAATGAAACCATTTTCCCAGGATTTTTATGTTCATAGTATGAACACATTAATCAGAAAAATGGTTTACCATGCCAGGCCAGAAACACTGCGTAGCTCAAAAAGCGTAGCTCCGTtttagaaaaaacccaatgttttcttgctgaaatGCCTTTTAAATTCCCTAGCACAAATGCTGACATAAATGTATTATGCTGTTTCAACTGCATAGATGCCAGTAAGAATTACATGATATTAACAAAATGCAAAGTGCTGTGCTTTGAACCTCAGTAATCTTGCTGCAGTGCTTGACATATTCTACTTACTCAAAATTATTCCATCAAAAAACTAATCTGTACCTAATCAGAATATTAACATAATGCTTTCTACAGTGAATAAAAAGCTGCAGCCAAGACGATTTAACTTGGTAATATTAAAAGCATGCACATTGCCCTGAGTCCTTCCTGCAACAGCAAATTAATTTATGAGAGCCATTGATAGGTTTGTGATTTCTTTGGGAGAGTTTAAGTAAATTTAGTGTTGTTGAAGGGTGCCACGTTGGAGTCCTGAAGTCACCTATTCATAATAACACTAATAACAACAGTGCTTCCTCCAAAGTTGTGTCTTAATGGGACCTTTGCAAGGCATTTTAGGACTGAAAGGCAAAAACTGGAAGCAAAAGGGAGTCTGCATAGAGACTATCGGCAGATGTGACAATTGCCATCAGAATTTACACCAGGAAAATCAAGTCCCTTTTACATAAAGCCAAACTGTTTCTGTTCAGGCACAACTTACCTGTAGTTTTATTAACTACAGCTAACCACAAACACCCAATGTAATGGCACAAGTCTAAACAACCTAAATGTGAGCAGGACTATGTTGCAACTGACATGCATGTTTTAGGATGTCCAGTAAAAAGGAGCCTCATGTACTCACTGAATCTGGCAGTACTAATAttacataatttcatttaaaagagaCAGTTTAGCCAGAAGTgctaaaaaagaacaaaacattgtCATTTACTCTCAACTTACGACTACTTAACTGCTACGTTTCTACATAACAAccacaagaaaaatcaaatgggTGACAGGGCAGTGCTCCACTAGCCTTACTGCACTGTCAAAgacaccttttttccccagaggacTGTGGTAAGGGTAACTTGCCATGTTTCCAGAAGAAGTTTCAACAGAGGAAATACAAGGAAAAGGTACTACCCTTTGAAAATTATAGCCTGAATCATCAGATTTCAGAAGCTAGAAAAGAATCAAGGGGTTGGTTTGCTtactttgggggttttttaccaTGTAAAAAACAAGTTGACTATAATACAGTTTTCTGCAACAAACAGGCTTTGAGTTTACTGTTTAGTTTGGGACAGAAAGGGCTATTCATCTGTACGTGTCAAGCTTGATACCAGTAAGAGtcagctgctggggcagagtgGTACACTTGCTGTTACTGCAAAGTCGCAGGGGACTGGCATAGCACACATTGCCATTGGTCATAGTCCTTGGCAGCTACTGCATTTGTTTTACTTAGCCAGGTGGAAATCTAATTGTCTGGGATTTTACataataaacacaaaaataagcTTGGAACCTTTTGGAAAAATGCAAATCTGGATAACAGTAAACAGCCTCAGTCATAGTTAGAAATTTTTACGTCCACATTAAATAGGTGCCCAGAATGGATGTGGTTTTGACATACAAAGTTGCAGCATGTCAGCCTGCTCACATGCAAGATAAAAATGCCAAACAGTTTGCATCCTGAcaagtttttaaatgaatgcttttgTTGCCAGCCTAGCAAGCCAAATTTTGTGCCctcaaaacaaggaaaatgccCCCAAATTCTTCTGTGAACAGCAGAATGAATAAAAACTTGATTTCCATGTATCTTATTCCCCtccatatatacatatatgggTATAAATTGGCCCTGGTTCACTCCTTTATACCCCGTTTTGATCCCTCCACCCTCTGCTAAATTTGAGTCCAGTGGACAACTTCTACTAAAACATCAGCTGAAGGGGACTGAATAAGACAACATCAGCACCTAAGCTTCAAGAtctcacaaaaagaaataagctgGCACAGTGTCATACTTCCTtgccaatttaaaataattataagcAACGGTCTCTTCAGAATTCAGGAACAAATCTTCATTGACCAGTACTACTACTGAAGCAAGAGTCTGCTGTTTCTAGAGTTAGCATAAAACTGGGGtgaatgtttttataaataacctaaagaaaacagagtcctggctgtcattttttt
Encoded proteins:
- the CZH5orf63 gene encoding glutaredoxin-like protein C5orf63 homolog, encoding MMVLCFLSRTLHLARHSSSPLGRQFCSASTNKPVLTLFTKKPCPLCDEAKEVLEPYKRRFILQEVDITLPENLIWYDKYKYDIPVFHLNGKFLMKHQVDIQKFENQLMKLELQNDGNR